One window of the candidate division KSB1 bacterium genome contains the following:
- a CDS encoding HAMP domain-containing histidine kinase, which translates to MSRGREVETAEELRVRLEELCRNFHVSLDLIPKAVSPEELIDRVLDEYISRFEEIPGEDVLSLHEGKGGLTEREKLRSLLMFSAQAVLLHENARVYRQLEEAYRELRVRSEELAKANDELRRLNAHYLSMLGFVSHELRSPLVSLLGFAELLDEGILGELTEGQREAVQIIARVARKLIEMTRNYLDLAKIENGRMPLRRTPVDLEAEVLRPIVGELEEQLRARRMRVERESDSLESTPDLWADGELMAVVVQNLFSNAIRYGREGTAIRYAIRDEGDHYHVTVFNEGEGVHRDQLSTIFGKFVDIPKKETRERGSGLGLYNTRCIVESHGGRIWAESEYGKYFCVHFTLPKGEPEVAEGHVHLVEDHPSAQVNTVSRLEEYSALHSRG; encoded by the coding sequence ATGTCACGAGGGCGCGAGGTAGAAACCGCCGAAGAACTGCGAGTTCGCCTGGAGGAGCTCTGCCGAAACTTCCACGTTAGCCTTGATCTCATCCCCAAAGCCGTCTCCCCTGAGGAACTGATCGATCGCGTCCTGGACGAGTACATTAGTCGCTTCGAGGAGATCCCGGGAGAGGATGTCCTCTCCCTCCACGAAGGCAAAGGGGGATTGACGGAGAGGGAGAAGCTGCGATCGCTGCTCATGTTCTCCGCTCAGGCCGTTCTTCTGCACGAGAATGCCCGAGTGTATCGACAGCTGGAAGAGGCTTACCGGGAGCTGCGGGTTCGATCGGAGGAACTGGCAAAGGCGAATGACGAGCTTCGGCGTCTCAATGCCCACTATTTGAGCATGCTGGGGTTTGTCTCCCATGAGCTACGCAGTCCGCTGGTCTCCCTGCTGGGGTTTGCGGAGCTATTAGACGAGGGCATCCTCGGGGAGCTCACGGAGGGCCAGCGCGAAGCCGTCCAGATTATCGCTCGCGTGGCCCGCAAACTGATCGAGATGACCCGGAATTACCTGGATCTGGCCAAGATCGAAAACGGTCGCATGCCGCTGCGCCGCACTCCCGTCGATCTGGAAGCGGAGGTCTTGCGGCCCATCGTCGGCGAACTGGAAGAACAGCTGCGAGCTCGGCGAATGCGGGTCGAGCGGGAATCGGACTCCCTGGAAAGCACGCCCGATCTCTGGGCTGATGGAGAGCTGATGGCGGTGGTGGTACAGAACCTGTTTTCCAACGCGATCCGCTACGGTCGGGAGGGAACGGCGATCCGGTACGCCATTCGCGACGAGGGCGACCATTACCACGTGACCGTCTTCAACGAGGGGGAGGGGGTGCACCGCGACCAACTGAGCACCATCTTCGGAAAATTCGTAGACATCCCAAAGAAGGAGACCAGGGAACGAGGCTCCGGGCTCGGGTTGTACAACACCCGCTGCATTGTCGAAAGCCACGGTGGGCGAATCTGGGCCGAATCGGAATACGGCAAGTACTTCTGCGTGCACTTCACCCTTCCCAAGGGAGAGCCGGAAGTGGCGGAAGGGCACGTGCATCTGGTCGAGGATCACCCGAGCGCCCAGGTGAACACGGTTTCGCGGCTTGAAGAGTACAGCGCTCTCCACTCCAGGGGGTAG
- a CDS encoding sodium:proton antiporter translates to MSRRPVIGILGIGAAAAAVFLRETTDIIRLSASGKDYGAWSLLPALLSISLCFLTRRVIASLFLGVAAAGLVTGKWNIVREFLLPAIGSARYAEILLVYLWCLGGLIGVWTRTGGAYYFADWVACRLVRGPRSAKLLTFLLGLVFHQGGTISTILTGTTARPVADRHRVSHEELSYIVDSTASPVATLLPFNVWPIYTGGLIAGTTPLLADRSVAVAYLFKAIPLNFYSLTAVLFTFLVSLELLPWYGRRLHSALRRARTTGKLDRDGARPLTSEELTAVKIPPGYRPGLEDFALPLGVLLTVAIGPYFVSGTLRIAEAFVLGLVSAIVLALLKGMSLGEVMDGFIDGCKGVTIGALILGLAVTLGQTAEATGAAHFVVRTVGNFLHPVALPTILFLVTMFIAFSTGTSWGTYAVILPIGMPLVYSVSGDPLYNLLCFAAMIGGSVYGDHCSPISDTTILSSLATGTDLMDHVTTQLPLATVAAAISSLAYLVAAAIIL, encoded by the coding sequence ATGAGCCGTCGCCCCGTCATCGGCATCCTCGGGATCGGTGCCGCTGCCGCAGCCGTATTCCTTCGTGAGACCACCGACATCATCCGCCTTTCCGCCTCAGGCAAGGACTACGGAGCGTGGTCCTTATTGCCGGCCCTCCTGAGCATTTCCCTTTGCTTCCTTACGCGCCGCGTGATTGCCTCCTTGTTTCTCGGAGTGGCAGCCGCCGGGCTGGTCACGGGGAAATGGAACATCGTGCGCGAGTTTCTGCTTCCCGCCATTGGCAGCGCCCGCTACGCCGAGATCCTCCTGGTGTATCTCTGGTGCCTTGGTGGACTGATTGGAGTGTGGACGCGTACGGGTGGGGCTTACTATTTTGCCGACTGGGTCGCTTGCCGGCTTGTTCGCGGACCCCGCTCGGCCAAGCTGCTCACCTTCCTTCTTGGCCTTGTGTTCCACCAGGGAGGGACGATCAGCACAATCCTTACGGGTACGACGGCGCGTCCCGTGGCCGACAGGCATCGTGTCAGCCACGAGGAGCTGTCCTACATCGTTGACTCAACGGCCAGTCCCGTAGCGACGCTGCTTCCCTTCAACGTGTGGCCAATCTACACAGGCGGGCTCATTGCCGGCACTACACCCCTTCTGGCGGACCGATCTGTGGCCGTCGCTTATTTGTTTAAGGCGATCCCTCTAAACTTCTATTCGCTGACCGCCGTGCTCTTCACCTTCCTGGTGAGTCTGGAGCTCCTCCCCTGGTATGGCCGGAGGCTGCACTCGGCCCTTCGCCGCGCCCGCACCACCGGGAAGCTGGATCGCGACGGCGCCCGACCTCTCACCTCCGAAGAGCTCACTGCCGTCAAGATCCCGCCTGGTTATCGCCCGGGATTGGAGGATTTTGCCCTGCCCCTCGGCGTCCTGCTGACCGTGGCGATCGGGCCGTATTTTGTGTCTGGCACGCTGCGTATCGCGGAGGCCTTTGTGCTCGGTCTCGTCTCCGCCATCGTGCTCGCCCTGTTGAAAGGCATGTCCCTCGGAGAGGTCATGGACGGTTTTATCGACGGGTGCAAAGGGGTAACCATAGGGGCGCTCATCTTAGGGCTGGCCGTGACCCTGGGACAGACGGCGGAAGCCACCGGGGCGGCTCATTTCGTCGTCCGCACGGTCGGGAATTTTCTCCACCCCGTCGCACTCCCTACCATCCTCTTCCTCGTCACCATGTTCATTGCCTTCTCGACGGGGACCTCCTGGGGAACCTATGCCGTGATCTTGCCCATTGGCATGCCCCTCGTCTACAGCGTGAGCGGCGACCCTCTCTACAACCTGCTTTGCTTTGCCGCGATGATCGGCGGCTCGGTGTATGGGGACCACTGCTCGCCCATCAGCGACACGACCATCCTTTCGTCGCTGGCTACGGGTACGGACCTCATGGACCATGTGACCACGCAGCTGCCGTTAGCCACTGTGGCCGCGGCGATCTCCTCCCTGGCCTACCTCGTGGCGGCTGCCATCATCCTCTGA
- a CDS encoding dicarboxylate/amino acid:cation symporter, with protein sequence MLQIIFFAILVGVAISLVPNEKARPLLQVFEGLNEVMIQIVRLVIRLAPYGVFALIASVVANFGFRILLALLKYALITIAGLMILNFLYPPIVRLLSGMRPMEFMRGIRPAQLIAFSTSSSSATLPVTIQCAVDNLGVPMDIASFVLPLGATINMNGTALYQGVSAVFIAQVYGMHLTLTDQLTIVVTATLAAVGTAGAPGVGMLMLVTVLKQVGIPLEGIALILGVERILDMFRTVINITGDASAAVIVAASEGELNAPASSRQDRKTGRE encoded by the coding sequence GATGCTTCAGATCATATTCTTCGCCATTCTCGTCGGGGTGGCCATCTCCCTTGTGCCCAACGAGAAAGCGAGGCCTCTGCTGCAGGTGTTCGAGGGCTTGAACGAGGTCATGATCCAGATTGTCAGGCTGGTGATCCGGCTTGCCCCGTACGGGGTCTTTGCCCTTATCGCTTCCGTGGTAGCCAATTTCGGCTTCCGTATCCTTCTCGCTCTCCTGAAGTACGCCCTGATTACGATTGCCGGCCTGATGATCCTCAACTTCCTCTATCCGCCCATCGTGCGGTTGCTGTCTGGGATGCGCCCCATGGAGTTCATGCGGGGGATTCGACCCGCGCAGTTGATCGCATTCAGCACGAGCTCCAGCTCGGCCACCCTGCCCGTCACCATTCAGTGTGCGGTGGACAATCTCGGCGTGCCGATGGATATTGCGAGCTTTGTCCTCCCCCTTGGGGCCACGATCAACATGAACGGAACGGCGCTCTATCAGGGGGTGTCCGCGGTTTTCATCGCTCAGGTTTACGGGATGCACCTGACGCTTACCGATCAGCTTACCATCGTCGTCACCGCGACGCTGGCCGCCGTAGGGACGGCAGGGGCTCCAGGCGTGGGGATGTTGATGCTGGTAACCGTCCTGAAGCAGGTCGGAATTCCCCTGGAAGGGATCGCCCTGATCCTGGGTGTGGAGCGCATTCTGGACATGTTCCGCACGGTGATCAACATTACGGGGGACGCTTCGGCGGCCGTCATCGTGGCGGCGTCCGAGGGGGAGCTGAACGCGCCGGCAAGTTCCCGCCAGGACCGCAAGACCGGCAGGGAATGA
- a CDS encoding response regulator: MARERVLIVEPDPVVGDRLRQLLTAEGYTVSLCQDLVSASNLLSSSKFELVVVEPHLPGASQLSALREIHSRVAEARVPVLVLTEDFDPRTRIEALRLGAADYLTKPYDREELRLKIRNWLHLVQRPQAPEGGQAGAPWVLEWLKREDISELVPEPDVTSRYGFSIARLAKVLQLEEPGQELDFLDQLAANGHLEREFYDVVYLCPVCGHPNLSFREVCPGCGSANLRTQKLYRHGCGHTGLRSDFLADRCPRCSRPVDLDELEKAGARYVCVECGKAFPEPGVNCRCLRCGRFLDVGALERRTIWKYRLPGDGNGATRSEVVRQRAGPSQLAALVDPELAQRFLDPQTIIAHIQRLFGKLGPGQSATVLQVRLHDLRRLREIAGEERARRIVSGILRRVLGALSAEEAGFYGTDAIVAVLPGLSPPQARRKALEIRSDLERTIGPIPLSIRLAGFPQDGHTVDEILEMLEAGIDDVSFAGT; encoded by the coding sequence GTGGCGCGCGAGCGCGTGCTCATCGTAGAGCCCGATCCGGTGGTCGGGGACCGACTCCGGCAGCTGCTCACCGCCGAGGGCTACACGGTATCCCTTTGTCAAGACCTTGTTTCCGCTTCAAACTTGCTCTCGTCTTCCAAGTTTGAGCTGGTCGTGGTCGAGCCCCACTTGCCGGGTGCCTCGCAGCTCTCCGCGTTGCGTGAGATCCATTCGCGCGTGGCTGAAGCCCGCGTCCCGGTCCTCGTGCTGACCGAGGACTTTGACCCCCGTACGCGCATAGAAGCCCTCCGACTCGGGGCTGCGGACTACCTTACCAAACCCTACGATCGTGAAGAGCTAAGGCTCAAGATTCGAAACTGGCTCCACCTGGTCCAGCGACCGCAGGCCCCCGAAGGCGGCCAAGCTGGCGCCCCGTGGGTTCTGGAGTGGCTTAAACGCGAGGACATCTCCGAGCTGGTCCCCGAGCCCGACGTCACGTCGCGGTACGGTTTCAGCATCGCTCGCTTGGCAAAAGTCCTCCAGCTTGAGGAGCCGGGACAGGAGTTGGACTTTCTTGACCAGCTCGCTGCCAACGGTCACCTGGAGCGGGAATTCTATGACGTGGTGTACCTATGTCCGGTTTGCGGGCACCCCAACTTGAGCTTCCGCGAAGTGTGTCCAGGTTGTGGATCGGCCAATCTCCGCACACAGAAGCTCTATCGCCACGGGTGTGGTCACACGGGCCTGCGTTCCGATTTTCTGGCCGACCGGTGCCCGCGCTGCTCCCGGCCTGTGGACCTCGACGAGCTCGAAAAAGCGGGTGCGCGCTACGTCTGTGTCGAGTGCGGAAAGGCCTTCCCGGAACCCGGGGTGAACTGCCGGTGCTTACGCTGCGGGCGATTTCTCGATGTGGGGGCGCTGGAAAGGAGGACAATCTGGAAATACCGCCTGCCCGGCGACGGGAATGGGGCAACGCGTTCCGAAGTCGTTCGGCAGCGGGCGGGACCCAGCCAGCTTGCGGCTCTTGTCGACCCAGAGCTGGCGCAGCGTTTCCTGGATCCCCAGACCATCATTGCGCACATCCAGCGTCTGTTCGGCAAGCTTGGCCCAGGACAGTCCGCCACCGTGCTGCAGGTTCGTCTTCACGACTTACGGCGTTTGCGTGAGATTGCGGGGGAAGAGCGGGCTCGAAGAATCGTGAGCGGCATTCTGCGACGAGTGTTGGGGGCCCTATCCGCAGAGGAGGCAGGGTTCTACGGCACCGATGCGATTGTCGCGGTGTTGCCGGGTCTTTCCCCTCCCCAGGCGCGTAGGAAGGCCCTGGAAATCCGATCCGATCTCGAAAGGACGATCGGGCCGATCCCCCTAAGCATCCGTCTGGCTGGATTTCCGCAGGATGGCCATACGGTCGACGAGATCCTCGAGATGTTGGAGGCGGGGATTGACGATGTGTCCTTTGCGGGGACGTAG